A portion of the Pithys albifrons albifrons isolate INPA30051 chromosome 1, PitAlb_v1, whole genome shotgun sequence genome contains these proteins:
- the FBXL3 gene encoding F-box/LRR-repeat protein 3, whose protein sequence is MKRGRKTNEANSSLSEEITEKESKRHKVTEKKPTVVQSPDWANLLQDIILQVFQYLPLLDRAHASQVCRSWNQVFHMPDLWRCFEFELNQPATSNLRTTHPELIKQIIKRHSNHLQYVSFKVDSSKESAEAACDILSQLVNCSLKTLGLISTARPSFMDLPKSHFISALTVVFVNSKSLSSLKIDDTPVDDPSLKVLVANNSDTLKLLKMSSCPHVSPAGILCVADQCHGLRELALNYHLLSDELLLALSSEKHVRLEHLRIDVVSENPGQTQFHTIQKSSWDAFIKHSPKVNLVMYFFLYEEEFDPFFRYEIPVTHLYFGRSVSKDVLGRVGMTCPRLVELVVCANGLRPLDEELICIAERCKYLSAVGLGECEVSCSAFVEFVKMCGGRLSQLSIMEEVLIPDQKYSLEQIHWEVSKHLGRVWFPDMMPTW, encoded by the exons ATGAAACGAGGAAGGAAAACTAATGAGGCCAACAGCAGTTTATCTGAAGAGATAACTGAGAAGGAATCCAAGAGACACAAGGTTACAGAGAAGAAACCCACAGTTGTGCAGAGTCCTGACTGGGCGAACCTGCTCCAAGACATTATCCTGCAGGTGTTCCAGTACCTGCCCCTTCTGGATCGTGCTCATGCGTCCCAGGTCTGCCGGAGCTGGAACCAGGTGTTTCATATGCCTGatctctggaggtgttttgAGTTTGAACTGAATCAACCAGCTACATCCAACTTGAGGACTACTCATCCTGAACTAATCaagcaaataataaaaaggCATTCCAATCACCTGCAGTATGTAAGCTTCAAG GTGGACAGTAGCAAGGAGTCTGCAGAAGCAGCTTGTGATATTTTATCCCAGCTTGTGAATTGCTCTCTGAAAACACTTGGGCTAATTTCAACTGCCCGGCCAAGCTTCATGGATTTACCAAAG tctcaCTTTATATCTGCACTGACAGTGGTGTTTGTAAACTCCAAATCCCTCTCTTCTCTCAAGATTGATGATACACCAGTAGATGATCCTTCTCTCAAAGTGCTCGTGGCTAATAACAGTGATACGCTCAAACTGTTGAAAATGAGCAGTTGTCCTCATGTTTCTCCAGCTG GTATCCTTTGCGTGGCCGACCAGTGCCATGGCTTACGTGAGTTGGCCCTGAACTACCACCTGCTGAGTGATGAGCTGCTGCTTGCTTTGTCTTCTGAAAAGCACGTCAGGTTAGAACACTTGCGCATTGACGTTGTCAGTGAAAATCCTGGGCAGACTCAGTTCCACACGATTCAGAAGAGCAGCTGGGACGCTTTCATCAAGCATTCTCCCAAAGTAAATTTAGTAATGTACTTTTTCTTGTATGAGGAAGAGTTTGACCCGTTCTTTCGTTACGAAATACCTGTCACTCACCTTTACTTCGGAAGATCAGTAAGCAAAGACGTACTTGGCCGCGTTGGGATGACGTGCCCTCGGCTGGTTGAACTGGTGGTGTGTGCCAATGGATTGCGGCCACTGGATGAGGAGCTGATCTGTATTGCCGAGCGGTGCAAGTATCTGTCAGCTGTTGGCCTAGGAGAATGTGAAGTCTCTTGCAGTGCCTTTGTTGAGTTTGTGAAGATGTGTGGCGGTCGTCTCTCTCAGCTTTCAATTATGGAGGAAGTTTTGATTCCTGATCAGAAATACAGCTTAGAGCAGATTCATTGGGAAGTTTCAAAGCATCTCGGTAGAGTCTGGTTCCCAGACATGATGCCCACATGGTAA